In the Quercus lobata isolate SW786 chromosome 5, ValleyOak3.0 Primary Assembly, whole genome shotgun sequence genome, one interval contains:
- the LOC115992556 gene encoding protein SYS1 homolog, translating into MFYGTAAWDPWLIVAQILCLQCLYYLSLGVFLTFLVGTRVSRMSLVYFFDYAAVTTSTVTGWCVIASFLLSSLAGAGIMLHLIERAKKCLDFSATVYIIHLFICIIYGGWPSSITWWVLNGTGVAVMALLGEYLCIRRELREIPITRFRSNV; encoded by the exons ATGTTCTATGGTACAGCGGCATGGGATCCTTGGCTTATTGTTGCCCAAATTCTTTGCCTTCAATGCTTATACTATCTCTCTCTAGGAGTATTCTTGACATTTCTAGTCGGGACTCGAGTGTCTCGGATGAGCCTTGTGTATTTCTTTGATTATGCTGCTGTCACTACCTCTACCGTGACCGGTTGGTGTGTCATTGCTTCGTTTTTGTTGAGTTCTCTTGCAGG AGCTGGCATTATGCTTCATTTGATTGAGAGGGCCAAAAAGTGCTTAGACTTTTCTGCCACAGTGTACATCATCCATCTCTTTATATGCATCATATATGGAGGTTGGCCTTCTTCAATAACATGGTGGGTTCTGAATGGCACTGGAGTTGCAGTGATGGCTTTGCTAGGTGAATATCTGTGCATTAGACGTGAACTGCGAGAGATTCCCATTACACGATTCCGTTCaa ATGTTTGA